The DNA segment TTTGTCGGGGTTAATGCTAGCATGTTACTACAGTcaaacccctcaaaactggaccctctgtaaaccagacatttttcatagTACTATTTTagatatcagtacagaacagaactcATCTTTACTGGATTCCCCTTAAAACCACACTTTGTTACTTGGTTCTATTGGTGTCTAggttagaggggtttcactgtattgatATGTCTCTTACATTATTTTGTATACCGCATAATGGTGTaatctatactcttcaaaagaagaaacgcaaaaccacattgtcgtaacatttggagaattgatttaattattgaatggtgagtccgataattaccaaatgttgcaggattgttcacaattcactctagtccattgtgagtaagtgataggacacaccaccaaggtcaaggtcatctggagtcaataccgggtgtggtctccgcgtgtgttgacaactgcctggcaccgcctgcccattgaagcaaccagagtacggatgacgtcccgggggatggtggcccactcggcctgcaaggctgctgccagctcgggcagggtctggggctgtggttgtcgctgtcggaggcgtcggtccaactcgtcccatagatgctcaattgggttcaaatccggtgatatcgatggccaaggaaggacattaatgttgttgttctgtaggaaagccgttgtgagacgtgctgtgtgaggcctggcgttgtcatgttggaacactgcgttggcgttggccataactggaacgatgtgtggccggaggatctggtcaatgtagccctgtgcattcaggttgccctgcacgtggaccaggtcagttctgccagtgtgtgagatggctgcccacaccatgacactacccccgccgaatctgtccacttcctgcacgcagtttgccgcataacgttcaccacgacgcctatacacgcgacatcttccatcatgacgtcggagcagaaatcgggactcgtcactgaaccacacctgtctccatcgcagttgaggccactGTCGAtaaatctggcaccactgcagtcggagtcgacggtgttgtggtgttaagatgacacctcgaactggacgtctggcacgaattcctacctcacgtaggcggttccgtacggtctggtcggatatcctgcgcaaacctggtattgctgcggctgtggaggtggcagtagtcaatcgttcccgaaggtggcgtacccggatgtagcggtcctgcccgggggtagtgacccgtggtcgaccggatctagggaggtcacgtgttgatccatgttgctggtaacggtcccacagtctggagatggtgcttggggacacatggaatgccctggcaacggccgttctggattcgcctgcgtctagtcggccgatggcattgtttctctgcggttcactgagacgtggcatgtcctggattgtcaactgtcggccagatacagaggccaggcaagcgaacaccctgcacttttatactgtcggtgttcatgttgcacgtgcagacaacgcacgtgcagtggtgacatggtttgcacgtggctgcgtttttgcgaatattcacattttggaactttattgtacagtagctgcgttttatccaatgtaaccgtgggaatgtgtttgagacgtgcaatgaccttatattcacaaaacatgaaccggtaggaaacataaaatcggagttataacccatttgtacccttttgcgtttctttttttgaagagtatatttaaagtGTAGTCCTGGAATATTggctgtaagtgtaatgcaAATTTTGGACATTTAGTAACAGTGGACAACATCATAACTTAGTGGGCagtacaaaatacataattgtGTAATCACATTAAATTATACTGTAAATGATAGTTACTAATGGCAACATACTTCTtatcagttattttaataaacataggTAAAAAGAATTGTGGTTTGAATCTAAtagtatgttttgtgttttttagtggaattttaaaaatagctacTAATAGGTTGATTGCAAACCATAGTGACATTCCAGAAATCAGGATAATGATAGAAATACTAAAACATCAGCTATAAATAAAGACGTTCTCTGTGaaaaatatcaagtacaaaagCGTCTTACACATATACAGTACTATATATAAAAGCATTTCACAAGGTCAATATTTAAAGTGCCAAAACCTTAAATTGAGCATTGAATACTGCTGTCTGCCATTGGTGAGATAtgagtgtacatgtattaatgtcTGTGGTCATAATTATGTTGATTAAAAGAATGGATGTAGCAACTGTATACACTGTGGCTTGGTAGTGTGTATTGAATCTGAtttctcagactatatgtcacaattacgaCATCCAGTTTGgttgaattaaataaattaaaactaactttaacaaACTACATCTACAAATAGTACAACCAACACTAAACTGTTTATGGATCTTAATGTGTATAACCCCCAGGGTCCCATTCAATTTGTCCACTCATGATCATTCTTGTACTTCAAACACTGATACAAACGAAGGAAATTTGTGCTTATTTGCCATATCTGACTGAATGTCTTGACAATTCTGCAGTGAACAATAGTCACCCTTTATTATGAGACATACCATTATGGTTTATCACGTGTGAGACGGGATAAAAATAGGTCATGTTGTAATAGTATCAATGgagaaaaaatgttttgaaaatgacCATTTGGGTCTGACTATTCTGGTCATAATCTGTAATAGTGGAGGTCTAAGTACCTggcaatttttattaaaaaataataaggaaatattCCAATCTATTTAGTAACTGTCTTTACAGTGGGATGGTCTTGTACCCAGGGTGGTCATTAGATGGAaggagaataactggttactgtcttaagatatcgactTTATTCTGCAAAGGACAGCATTTGCCATTTAACCTGAGCataataaagccgatatcttaaggcaGCCATTTTATTTATCATGCAATTCAACTAGTACTCAGAGAATTATATTTGTTCCAGATTTGGACATAAAGCGAGAACCATTAATCTAGTAAAGCTTTCACAGTATGATACTAGATACATGATCTCAGTCTTGGTAAGATGCTAGCTACATTTCGTCTCATTTAAAAAGCCATTGTAAATTCTAATTCATAAGTAGTTTTTATGTTTATCACAATgcaaacaaaatttatattcactacTGAAACGAATAGGACTGTTTACAgatttgctattagtgatggcTGTTATTTTAGTCAAATAGACTGTTGTCTTGCCATGTGAGATCAACGCATCTCATCATGATAcatttaataactaaaaatgttcTAAagccaaaatataaattatatatgcccatcaggagtttgatggaaaaccatatctatattaatgaatgttacgggtatgattcagtTCTaaatatgtgaaatttttgcaatgggatggatgaacagttttggaccaaccaccatcccaagtgaTTCCTACATGtgatttgatggtcctgtatgcatctgtatgcaagatacgATGTGgataaggatttactgttatgtgcagtagaccatgaaaagtaggtcacagtgacctagtaatagtacgcaacaCACCATCATCCCAAGATGTtcctacatttttatatatttatatgaaaattcaataaatttaataagTATGTCATATACTAGTGTTGTCCACGACTTAtaatatggtccggacaaggatttactattatgtgcagtagactgaaaagtaggtcacagtgacctagtaatagtatgcaacacaccgccatcccaagttattCCTAtgtgtgaggtttgatggtcctgtatgcaagatatggtccgcaCAATAAAAGGttaacagatggacagacaacgccataccataatactcATCATCGTAGGTGGgtgtataaaaatgaaattgtgAAATTAACACATATGAATATAAACAAGAACATAATTAAACACTAAAacatgggcccattgggctatttctcactccagccagtacaccacgactggtacatcaaatgctgtggtatgtgctatcctgtctatgggatggtgcatgtgaaagttcccttgctgctaatctgaaagagtagcccatgaagtggtgacagcgggtttcctccctaaatatctgtgtggtccataaccatatgtccgacgtcatataaccgtaaataaaatgcgttgagtgcatTACTAAatgaaccatttccttccttcagggCTTGtaggatttttataaaatccactagccattggatcagtaattaatttttttttactagtcacgattaaaaattcactagccctactttacaaaatttactaaataatagtaataatcagatatgtcacctaaagagggaaatagagcttaaaaacacaaacattgagGGGTTGGTGTAggtgcaggatattcatatttacaaaactgactttactgcaacatttgacttcaCTAGCCGTCacgcatggcaatagtagttatttactagcccaactttgaatatcactagccatgggagtggggctaccataatctacaagccctgcttccttccttcaacaataaaaacatgcaATACTTTCCCCAAAATAGTCATATATTAACCCACTCATAAGTCAACCCACCaagttacaaaataatattttgatgaaaaaataggtaaaaatatgttattaaaaatatagtcTGAAATTCACGAATTGAGTCAGGCTTATGTCAGATGACTTATAcattttcattcctaatatatgatactgaagATATTGAAACACGAGGgtcataatctctttatcatataatgcaacctatttttgtaaactgtatacacaACTTCAATTCCAGTTagccattactcgatattcaaatgatgtaagaatgcGATTCTGATTAGAATggtgtcattttggatgtccttacataaaaataaactagtagCACTAGTAGTgcttaacattttttgttttttgaatactggacagctttcagtgtgaagttgctattgaaatgtttttatttgaatactggacagctttcagtgtgaagttgctattgaaatgtttttatttgaatactggacagctttcagtgtgaAGTTACTATtgaaatggttttgttttttgaatactggacagctttcagtgtgaagttgctattgaaatgtttttgttttttgaatactggacagctttcagtgtgaAGTTACTATtgaaatggttttgttttttgaatactggacagctttcagtgtgaagttgctattgaaatgtttttgttttttgaatactggacagctttcagtgtgaAGTTACTATtgaaatggttttgttttttgaatactggacagctttcagtgtgaagttgctattgaaatggttttgttttttgaatactggacagctttcagtgtgaAGTTACTATtgaaatggttttgttttgtgaatactggacagctttcagtgtgaagttgctattgaaatgtttttatttgaatactggacagctttcagtgtgaagttgctattgaaatgtttttatttgaatactggacagctttcagtgtgaagttgctattgaaatgtttttatttgaatactggacagctttcagtgtgaagttgctattgaaatgtttttgttttttgaatactggacagctttcagtgtgaagttgctattgaaatgtttttgttttttgaatactggacagctttcagtgtgaagttgctattgaaatgtttttatttgaatgcaCACATCAATTATAAGAGTGTCACAATTATGCATGCAGTGTCACCGTAGAACGTTTGTCGTgacctcaattaatttacatctagtttgtaaagttatcaaattcgGAAAGTatttgatctgaaaaatattacatactttgattacactagatatgctagctattatatgataaatatatgtatcaaataaataattgtgtacATTTCTTACATAAATCTTCAAGTAATTGTGTATGCATTcaaattaaaacttaatatgACTATAGGAAAATAGCACTAAGAATTCAAAGTGCAAATTCaagaaatggaaatatttagtttttgtagTGCAATGGCAAACAAAGTCCACAGTACGGGTGCTTGTCTGCTATTATCGTGCAAACAGAATGCTCGCACATCAAACATCCATCACAACCCTTCCATTCCAAGCATTTTAATTGTGGACGCAAACACAGTTTGGAGTCGCAGTTAACTGTGTTCCTGGCAGCTAGCAGTGTCTTCATCACATACTCCCGATAGTATGGAACGTGGTGCTGGCGCATGACCGTCAGGCAAACATCTTTCACAAGGCATTCAGCATTCTGTCAATAAAAATGATAGATATACATGTTGACAACTTATTAGTTCCCTTACCGaaccaaccggaggggactacaggtttcatctccatccttctgtctgtcccacatatagttttctggatgttttttttatcacaatgtcttgatatattgagctgaaattttgttatAGCttattctctcatcctcaggtatataggacagcgctatcccatgaaagaaagacatgtaAGAAATGTCTAtcctacatgggatatcacgcgcAACATGatgtcgttggtaatatatgacgtcatattaatgtgagatggtgacgtgaggtcatAAGAGAAACCTTCATTTTGAAAgatatcttgttaatttgtagtgttaattttattcaacacatgaaacaaacatggcaaatatgatagtgtagttttatttatgataaaattgtcaaataaaaaagctacttgttcagccatctgttcgtgtaaaataatggtttatttaccgaattaaTGATTATAAGACTCCGTCATATGTGGTCaagtgggatagaaaaagtacacccttggtggtgaaaatttcgaccatgGGATTCtgcaagcctcgtcccaggtcgaaatttccaccacctcggatGTACgttttctatcccacataaccacatatgatggagttttataataattcattttcatttcaacttatttagtgcttatatccaattaaggttcaagcattttgtgcatagctttatcatgtactgttacatatcaagtttgactttcatggtgattttcccatttgacagagttatggcccttgaacttagaagataagAAAATATTTTGGGCCCAGtagtggacatgtattgcttgcTTCATATTGTGGCTGTGGGGTTTTTATGATTAATAATGACTACATTACTACTAAGAAGCAAACCTTTTTACATCGgagtataattttaatttaattttatgataGTTGAAGAATGGTTGGGTTGGAGCAAATAGTTCTTAAgcttatttttaattcttaatgTTAACATATATTCAGAAGTTACAATTATAATGACATCAATAATGTAGACAATTAATGTGAAATCACAAAATGTGTTACAAATTATCACTACTTATtgcttatacatgtaaatgaataCACAACAATAATGCATTAAATTTTGTTGCCTAGGAAAAAAAAATCCGGTGATGTTGAAATTACTGACCATGCATGTGAATATACCGCAGCTGTTCCCATCCAACTGCTGGCTGCAGAGATATTGCACACTGTTCCACTCAAAAAGACCCCCAGGGACATGTTTCTCATGCTCTGATATGTATTCTCTGCAATTAAAGTTGGTACTTGTCAGTGTTCTAGCCAGAATTTTGACAGGGCAGGGAACTAGTTTAATTGTAGGACATGCATAATACAAACAGTTCATACTTACATAACTGGAGGCACAGATCATAATTTTCATTCATGTTACTTTTTACAGACAATTTAACCTTTCAAAAAGGTTtcagaaacaaaatgtattattcatGATTGACAGAAAAGTACTGTATATAAGATTATGGTATTAAGgcactaaatataaaaataattaggccataattaataattgcagAAGGTTGGATCACAATAACTTTCACACTTAATGATGACCCTAAGGATATATTATCAAAAGTTGATAAATCGGACCAATGAAAACACAGCACACATTTTGAGAGGTAAACAAGTTATGATTTTATCTCTTGCGCTGCTCGACAGTGATAATCAGGGGCAGGCTTATGGTTACATTCagtaattacaaaatatttgtaaatgtattgCAAAATTTACTTATAAGAATACTGTTAGTTACTCACATCCAGTAGTTGTAAAATCGCATGGCTCGTTCCGGTGATTTTAACGAGTCGAGACAAGCGactgtacatttttttttggcTCAATTGCCATCAGGAACCAGTGTGCAGCAGTACATACTGGCAGCAAAATTAGATCGTATGTTGCGAACCTCACCTGGAAACATTATGCATGCAGTCATTTTCATGTAATCATTTAAAACATCATTGAATATTTTACACATTTGAAATTCTCATACAAGTGATGACAAGAAATATACAAggagttcatttccaaaatgcAATATATGCCAGTAATGGTGTACTGAACAACTCGGCAATACGGCAACAGTTATCATCAAACTGTAATTTATGCTCATTAAACAGGATCCTAAAACTATGCTTCATGCAGCAAAACCACAATTTTCTCAAAAACTATAGTCCGTCGATCCTATCCTCCCCAAAAAAAATTtgggtaaataatttcagttgaaaaaagtaaaagtgtttttagaACTAactaaaaaaatactattttgtttgcaatttagaaaacaatcagctcagaaagaaataacttgtagtaaattatatTTCTTCTCTCCTTAACCGAACCTCAAACAATGGCATATTTCCCTAAAGATAGTAGTCTGGTCCTAACATCCCAACAGCAAATAGGATGGCTAAAAATATCCCAATGAGTCCTCAACTTCCTGTTCCGGTCACTCCCTTCTTTCTCCTTTGGGGAATATGCcattgtttgaggtcaggttaaatattcataaaagagaaaacactccagagtatgtaaaaatgcgttccgtgggaaggactatagatgttcaaaaaattaaagataTTCTTATAAGCATTGACCATCATATCAGGACTATtctgataaaacatttttcccCTGTGGATGCAATGATTGCAAAATCATATGATCGCACTTTCATGATATTATAATTGTGCAATATTTATACATACCAATTTATAGATCCATTGACGTATGCCTTTACTCCCCTTCTCCCATTTGTCTGCCAAGAAGGATGACAAAACTAGAACCCTCTTTTTCCTGTCCCAGTTGACTGATCTCTGGAGCTTAGCCAGGAAACTGTTGACGATCTGTTTGAAGAAATCCACATCAGTTGTTTGCAACTATCAGTATTTTTTGTGATTATATTCAAATGaaccaaataaaacatttgagcTTAAGAAAAATTGTTACAGAAAACtagaattataatttttaaaaaaaggattcTGAAAGTGCTCCAGTACTCCATCTGTTCCAGACGTTTTTGCAATGCCACAAGATACATAATTGAAACTTAATGTATAGCTTTTTCACatagagttacagatcaagtttgacttcacGGGGATTTATTCATTGTTTGAcccttaggagatatgaaaattagttggaccagtagaggacaaatcaaattatattgacAATAATGCAAACCTTATCTTGTAGCCAGGCATCACCCTCTAGACACTCGAGATCTGCTGGTGTAAAGCTGTTGTTCCCAAATGAACATGTTTGATCCTTTGGGTCGAGTAGTTGATGTAACCGGCTCTTCCAGGTGACTTGGGACAGGTTGAAAGCTCTGCAAGAGGCTGTCCACATGCTGGTTTGTTCGCATTAGGGCCGTTAAGCAGCAGCTCAACCAACCTACATCATCTATGCCCTGGGTGACAATACTTGCACTGGCAGCAGCGAAGTTTGCGAAAGTGTCCAAGAGAGGGTCACTCTCATATTCTAACATAAAATGGTTCACAATACAGTGCCCACTTGATGCCGCTTCACCGATGTTCTTGGGAAACTTGATGCTAAAATCTTCCATGAAACCAAGCAATTTATCAATAGTTCCATTGTTAAGACTCTTGTGGAAAAAATCTTTGGCTGGCAGGTCCTGGTGTACTGGCCTATCAGTTGGGCATTTCTGGGTTGAAGGAGGCTTCTCAGCGGAACTGTAAAGAATAGTTTCTATTTGTTTATCATTTATGTTTTTGAGAAACTAGCTTTAAATAAGTCGGTTTCGTTACAGTAGGCCTAAATAAATATGCTACTGACCGTTGAAGCGTATTGGCAGGCGAATGTGCTGGAAATTGTACAAGGATGAGGATCTAGACTATGGCaagtgtcttctttttttttttagtttgggTCATGCTCCAccgaaaaatacattgaaaaaaaatctgtttggtGCAGCAGACCTCGACGTGAAAAAAAATGCGGGGAGTaattaactagttttacgtagactttgttattatgaataaattcaacatataAAACATGTCGAAATTATAAAATGCAGGCAAACATGTCCTAGTGGAGTTTTAATGTATATGCACTCATAATAAGTATCCATTCATTCTGACAACTCCacagtgtatcaattaagaaactgTGACTGTGAAATTGCATGCAATTGGTAATCGAAGCTTCACcgtggtagattaatctactaggACAATACTCTGCATGGAGTAGTTATTAAATGAAAAGAGAAGACAAACTTGTGAGAGAATGAATTCCAAACTGTTAAATGAGTGcttttcaattacatttcattatttctaaaaagccgacatgtggaaaggtgatttaaaaaaaccctataaagcacaattagcagtacagatcgttagaaaaagaaaatacagattgtaaaagttgcacctgtattaaaggcatactgtcacataTTTAAAGACctcatttctctaaaaattgataataaatgataattacattaatgtttggaaaccaaatctagctatcgcatcaccataactgaaccatgatggagtaaaatccatgttaaccctcttggcaatattagcttttgaattatggaccattgtcataattcaattatttttacaaaatatcattagtaaatggagtatggtggttacatagatggttgaataaagtacatttagggacaaatcaaatttaaatttgtttaggtaatactttgttaggccatttaataggtcagtggtctgtgacagtatgcctttaagaatCACTTCTTTTtgcgtattttattttttggattaTAAATTCAAGTCATGTTAAAAACTTCACCCTCTCTAacagtttgagagagaagtgatttcgctctatgattttgacctcgcgTGAGACCTGCAAAATCTGCTTTTCACTGCTGGCATTATGTGCAGCTATAAACCAAATGcaatcaacaaaaacattacCACTCAGTAATGTAATGAGAATGTG comes from the Gigantopelta aegis isolate Gae_Host chromosome 14, Gae_host_genome, whole genome shotgun sequence genome and includes:
- the LOC121388416 gene encoding sentrin-specific protease 1-like encodes the protein MEDFSIKFPKNIGEAASSGHCIVNHFMLEYESDPLLDTFANFAAASASIVTQGIDDIVNSFLAKLQRSVNWDRKKRVLVLSSFLADKWEKGSKGIRQWIYKLVRFATYDLILLPVCTAAHWFLMAIEPKKNVQEYISEHEKHVPGGLFEWNSVQYLCSQQLDGNSCGIFTCMNAECLVKDVCLTVMRQHHVPYYREYVMKTLLAARNTVNCDSKLCLRPQLKCLEWKGCDGCLMCEHSVCTIIADKHPYCGLCLPLHYKN